One window of Candidatus Neomarinimicrobiota bacterium genomic DNA carries:
- a CDS encoding 2,3,4,5-tetrahydropyridine-2,6-dicarboxylate N-succinyltransferase: protein MDLRNKIEELSEKKLETEEERKEAVSVYNEFIELLDEGKIRIAEKKEDEWIIYPWVKKGILLGFKIGKIEKIKIGEWIFYDKNTLPIKEIDSSKNIRVVPGGTTVRKGAYIGNNVIIMPPSYINIGAYVDDGTMVDSQVLIGSCAQIGKNCHISAGVIIGGVLEPIGSYPVIVEDNVFIGGNCGVYEGTLIKKGAILGSGTTITASTKIYDLVNNQIIEPDEKSRIVVPEMAVVVPGSRSLDKTVKGTNISLYTPVIIKYREPNDTKIKLEDLLRD, encoded by the coding sequence ATGGATTTAAGGAATAAAATAGAGGAATTATCGGAAAAGAAATTAGAAACTGAGGAAGAACGAAAAGAGGCAGTATCTGTCTACAACGAATTTATCGAACTACTGGATGAAGGAAAAATTAGAATAGCAGAAAAAAAAGAAGATGAATGGATAATTTATCCATGGGTAAAAAAGGGGATACTTCTTGGGTTTAAAATTGGTAAGATAGAAAAAATTAAGATTGGTGAATGGATATTTTATGACAAAAATACATTACCAATAAAGGAAATCGATTCTTCAAAAAACATAAGAGTTGTTCCTGGGGGCACAACAGTAAGAAAAGGAGCATATATAGGGAATAATGTAATAATAATGCCTCCTTCATATATAAATATTGGCGCTTACGTTGATGATGGTACTATGGTTGATTCTCAGGTATTAATAGGCAGCTGTGCACAAATTGGCAAAAATTGTCATATAAGTGCAGGGGTTATAATAGGTGGTGTACTTGAGCCGATCGGTTCATATCCTGTGATTGTAGAAGATAATGTCTTCATTGGCGGAAATTGCGGAGTTTACGAAGGAACATTAATAAAAAAAGGGGCAATCCTTGGGTCAGGCACAACTATAACCGCATCAACCAAAATCTACGATCTTGTCAATAATCAGATAATTGAGCCTGATGAGAAGAGCAGAATAGTTGTTCCGGAAATGGCTGTCGTAGTCCCTGGCTCAAGGTCATTAGATAAAACGGTAAAAGGGACAAATATAAGTCTATATACACCCGTTATCATCAAGTATAGAGAGCCAAATGATACAAAAATAAAACTGGAAGATTTATTAAGGGATTGA